In Orenia marismortui DSM 5156, the sequence ATTCTAATCTAATTAATGTTACTATAAAACAATTATAAAAGTTTTTATACTGCAAAAAGCTATAATATATATTTAATTATTAATACTCATATATTCTAATATTTTCTGATCTAGTGTTTGGCTTATTTCTTGAACTTTATTACTAAGCAAATTTCCATTTTCTTCAGTAATCATTATATTCATGTGATTTCTAAGACAATTTATTTGACTTTTTAATAAACTTATATAACTTGTATTCAAATTATCACCCCTTTTTATCACAGAGTTAATAATACCATAAATTATATATAATGGCAATGATAATCTTAACATAAATTTAAAGTTTTATTAACAAAGAATAATGATAAATATGGTATTATTTAATAGAGCAAAAGCTAATATGAAATTAAGGATAAATTATTATGCTAAACTAAATTATGATTCAATTCTTCCCAATAATAACAAAGAAGTACTGATCATCAGTACTTCTTTGTTATTATTGCTGTAATTAAGAAATAGTAA encodes:
- a CDS encoding aspartyl-phosphate phosphatase Spo0E family protein, which translates into the protein MLRLSLPLYIIYGIINSVIKRGDNLNTSYISLLKSQINCLRNHMNIMITEENGNLLSNKVQEISQTLDQKILEYMSINN